The Bos indicus x Bos taurus breed Angus x Brahman F1 hybrid chromosome 11, Bos_hybrid_MaternalHap_v2.0, whole genome shotgun sequence genome includes a region encoding these proteins:
- the SPTAN1 gene encoding spectrin alpha chain, non-erythrocytic 1 isoform X16 — translation MDPSGVKVLETAEDIQERRQQVLDRYHRFKELSTLRRQKLEDSYRFQFFQRDAEELEKWIQEKLQIASDENYKDPTNLQGKLQKHQAFEAEVQANSGAIVKLDETGNLMISEGHFASETIRTRLMELHRQWELLLEKMREKGIKLLQAQKLVQYLRECEDVMDWINDKEAIVTSEELGQDLEHVEVLQKKFEEFQTDMAAHEERVNEVNQFAAKLIQEQHPEEELIKTKQDEVNAAWQRLKGLALQRQGKLFGAAEVQRFNRDVDETISWIKEKEQLMASDDFGRDLASVQALLRKHEGLERDLAALEDKVKALCAEADRLQQSHPLSATQIQVKREELITNWEQIRTLAAERHARLNDSYRLQRFLADFRDLTSWVTEMKALINADELANDVAGAEALLDRHQEHKGEIDAHEDSFKSADESGQALLAAGHYASDEVREKLTVLSEERAALLELWELRRQQYEQCMDLQLFYRDTEQVDNWMSKQEAFLLNEDLGDSLDSVEALLKKHEDFEKSLSAQEEKITALDEFATKLIQNNHYAMEDVATRRDALLSRRNALHERAMYRRAQLADSFHLQQFFRDSDELKSWVNEKMKTATDEAYKDPSNLQGKVQKHQAFEAELSANQSRIDALEKAGQKLIDVDHYAKDEVAARMNEVISLWKKLLEATELKGIKLREANQQQQFNRNVEDIELWLYEVEGHLASDDYGKDLTNVQNLQKKHALLEADVAAHQDRIDGITIQARQFQDAGHFDAENIKKKQEALVARYEALKEPMVARKQKLADSLRLQQLFRDVEDEETWIREKEPIAASTNRGKDLIGVQNLLKKHQALQAEIAGHEPRIKAVTQKGNAMVEEGHFAAEDVKAKLHELNQKWESLKSKASQRRQDLEDSLQAQQYFADANEAESWMREKEPIVGSTDYGKDEDSAEALLKKHEALMSDLSAYGSSIQALREQAQSCRQQVAPMDDETGKELVLALYDYQEKSPREVTMKKGDILTLLNSTNKDWWKVEVNDRQGFVPAAYVKKLDPAQSASRENLLEEQGSIALRQEQIDNQYHSLLELGEKRKGMLEKSCKKFMLFREANELQQWINEKEAALTSEEVGADLEQVEVLQKKFDDFQKDLKANESRLKDINKVAEDLESEGLMAEEVQAVQQQEVYGAMPRDESDSKTASPWKSARLMVHTVATFNSIKELNERWRSLQQLAEERSQLLGSAHEVQRFHRDADETKEWIEEKNQALNTDNYGHDLASVQALQRKHEGFERDLAALGDKVNSLGETAERLIQSHPESAEDLQEKCTELNQAWSSLGKRADQRKAKLGDSHDLQRFLSDFRDLMSWINGIRGLVSSDELAKDVTGAEALLERHQEHRTEIDARAGTFQAFEQFGQQLLAHGHYASPEIKEKLDVLDQERADLEKAWVQRRMMLDQCLELQLFHRDCEQAENWMAAREAFLNTEDKGDSLDSVEALIKKHEDFDKAINVQEEKIAALQSFADQLIAGGHYAKGDISSRRNEVLDRWRRLKAQMIEKRSKLGESQTLQQFSRDVDEIEAWISEKLQTASDESYKDPTNIQSKHQKHQAFEAELHANADRIRGVIDMGNSLIDRGACAGSEDAVKARLAALADQWQFLVQKSAEKSQKLKEANKQQNFNTGIKDFDFWLSEVEALLASEDYGKDLASVNNLLKKHQLLEADISAHEDRLKDLNSQADSLMTSSAFDTSQVKDKRDAINGRFQKIKSMAASRRARLNESHRLHQFFRDMDDEESWIKEKKLLVSSEDYGRDLTGVQNLRKKHKRLEAELAAHEPAIQGVLDTGKKLSDDNTIGKEEIQQRLAQFVEHWKELKQLAAARGQRLEESLEYQQFVANVEEEEAWINEKMTLVASEDYGDTLAAIQGLLKKHEAFETDFTVHKDRVNDVCTNGQDLVKKNNHHEENISSKMKGLNGKVSDLEKAASQRKAKLDENSAFLQFNWKADVVESWIGEKENSLKTDDYGRDLSSVQTLLTKQETFDAGLQAFQQEGIANITALKDQLLAAKHVQSKAIEARHAALMKRWSQLLANSATRKKKLLEAQSHFRKVEDLFLTFAKKASAFNSWFENAEEDLTDPVRCNSLEEIKALREAHDAFRSSLSSAQADFNQLAELDRQIKSFRVASNPYTWFTMEALEETWRNLQKIIKERELELQKEQRRQEENDKLRQEFAQHANAFHQWIQETRSCMVEESGTLESQLEATKRKHQEIRAMRSQLKKIEDLGAAMEEALILDNKYTEHSTVGLAQQWDQLDQLGMRMQHNLEQQIQARNTTGVTEEALKEFSMMFKHFDKDKSGRLNHQEFKSCLRSLGYDLPMVEEGEPDPEFEAILDTVDPNRDGHVSLQEYMAFMISRETENVKSSEEIESAFRALSSEGKPYVTKEELYQNLTREQADYCVSHMKPYVDGKGRELPTAFDYVEFTRSLFVN, via the exons ATGGACCCAAGCGGGGTCAAAGTGctggagacagcagaggacatCCAGGAGAGGCGGCAGCAGGTCCTGGACAGATACCACCGCTTCAAGGAGCTCTCGACCCTGAGGCGCCAGAAGCTTGAAGACTCCTACCGATTCCAGTTTTTCCAAAGAGATGCTGAGGAGCTGGAGAAATGGATTCAGGAGAAGCTTCAGATTGCCTCAGATGAGAATTACAAAGACCCAACCAACCTGCAG GGCAAGCTGCAGAAGCATCAAGCCTTCGAAGCCGAGGTGCAGGCCAACTCGGGCGCCATCGTGAAGCTGGATGAGACTGGTAACCTGATGATCTCAGAAGGGCACTTCGCATCCGAAACCATCCGG ACTCGTCTGATGGAGCTGCACCGCCAGTGGGAATTGCTCCTGGAGAAGATGCGGGAGAAAGGCATCAAGCTGCTGCAGGCCCAGAAGCTGGTGCAGTACCTGCGGGAGTGTGAGGATGTGATGGACTGGATCAATGACAAG GAAGCCATTGTGACGTCTGAGGAGCTGGGCCAGGACCTGGAGCACGTGGAGGTGTTACAGAAGAAATTCGAAGAGTTTCAGACAGACATGGCTGCCCACGAAGAGAGAGTCAATGAAGTGAACCAGTTCGCTGCCAAGCTCATTCAG GAGCAGCACCCTGAGGAGGAGCTGATCAAGACAAAGCAGGACGAGGTGAATGCAGCCTGGCAGCGGCTGAAGGGCCTGGCCCTCCAGCGGCAGGGGAAGCTGTTCGGGGCAGCTGAGGTCCAACGCTTTAACAG GGATGTGGACGAGACCATCAGCTGGATTAAGGAGAAGGAACAGTTAATGGCCTCTGATGACTTTGGCCGGGACCTGGCCAGCGTCCAGGCTTTACTACGGAAACACGAGGGTTTGGAGAGAGATCTTGCTGCCTTGGAGGACAAG GTCAAAGCCCTGTGTGCCGAGGCTGACCGCCTGCAGCAGTCCCACCCTCTGAGTGCCACCCAGATCCAGGTGAAGCGAGAGGAGCTGATCACCAACTGGGAGCAGATCCGCACCCTGGCCGCGGAGAGACACGCACGTCTCAACGATTCCTACAG GCTTCAGCGCTTCCTTGCCGACTTCCGAGACCTCACCAGCTGGGTCACTGAGATGAAAGCCCTCATCAACGCAGATGAACTTGCCAACGATGTGGCCGGAGCCGAAGCCCTGCTGGATAGGCATCAGGAGCACAAG GGTGAAATTGACGCTCATGAAGATAGCTTTAAATCTGCAGATGAGTCTGGACAGGCCCTGCTTGCAGCTGGTCACTACGCCTCAGATGAAGTGAGGGAGAAG CTTACCGTGCTGTCCGAGGAGCGGGCCGCGCTGCTGGAGCTCTGGGAGCTGCGACGGCAGCAATATGAGCAGTGCATGGACCTGCAGCTCTTCTACCGCGACACGGAGCAGGTGGACAACTGGATGAGCaagcaggag GCGTTCCTGTTGAACGAAGACCTGGGCGATTCCTTGGATAGTGTGGAAGCGCTTCTAAAGAAGCACGAAGACTTTGAGAAGTCCCTCAGCGCCCAGGAGGAGAAGATCACA GCCTTAGATGAGTTTGCCACCAAGCTGATTCAGAACAACCACTACGCGATGGAAGATGTGGCCACCCGGCGAGACGCA CTGCTGAGCCGTCGCAATGCCCTGCATGAGAGAGCCATGTACCGCCGTGCCCAGCTTGCAGATTCCTTCCACTTGCAGCAGTTTTTCCGTGACTCTGATGAGCTCAAGAGTTGGGTCAACGAGAAGATGAAAACAGCCACGGATGAAGCTTATAAA GACCCATCCAACCTACAAGGGAAAGTGCAGAAGCACCAGGCCTTTGAGGCCGAGCTCTCGGCAAACCAGAGCCGCATCGACGCCCTGGAGAAAGCCGGGCAGAAGCTGATCGATGTCGACCACTATGCCAAGGACGAGGTGGCGGCTCGGATGAATGAGGTCATCAGTCTGTGGAAGAAGCTGCTGGAGGCCACAGAGCTGAAAG GCATAAAGCTCCGCGAGGCtaaccagcagcagcagtttaatcGCAACGTTGAGGACATCGAGCTGTGGCTGTATGAAGTGGAAGGTCATCTGGCCTCGGACGACTACGGCAAAGACCTCACCAACGTCCAGAACCTCCAGAAGAAGCACGCCCTGCTGGAGGCTGACGTGGCAGCTCACCAG GATCGCATCGATGGCATCACTATCCAAGCCCGCCAGTTCCAGGACGCGGGCCACTTTGATGCTGAAAACATCAAGAAGAAGCAGGAGGCCCTGGTAGCTCGCTACGAGGCGCTCAAGGAGCCCATGGTTGCCCGGAAGCAGAAGCTGGCTGATTCCCTGCGGTTGCAGCAGCTCTTCCGTGACGTCGAGGATGAGGAGACGTGGATTCGGGAGAAAGAACCCATTGCCGCCTCCACCAACAGAG GCAAAGATTTAATTGGAGTCCAGAACCTGCTAAAGAAACACCAAGCGCTACAAGCAGAAATTGCTGGCCACGAGCCCCGCATCAAAGCAGTCACACAGAAGGGGAACGCCATGGTGGAGGAGG GCCATTTTGCTGCTGAGGACGTGAAGGCCAAGCTCCATGAGCTGAACCAGAAGTGGGAGTCGCTGAAGTCCAAGGCCTCCCAGCGGCGGCAGGACCTGGAGGACTCGCTGCAGGCCCAGCAGTACTTTGCTGACGCCAACGAGGCTGAGTCCTGGATGCGGGAGAAGGAGCCCATCGTGGGCAGCACCGACTATGGCAAAGATGAGGACTCGGCCGAG GCTCTGCTAAAGAAGCACGAGGCATTGATGTCGGATCTCAGCGCCTATGGCAGCAGCATCCAGGCCCTGCGGGAGCAGGCCCAGTCGTGCCGG CAACAAGTGGCCCCCATGGATGATGAGACTGGGAAGGAGCTGGTCTTGGCGCTCTATGACTATCAGGAGAAGAGTCCCCGAGAGGTCACCATGAAGAAAGGAGACATTCTCACCTTACTCAACAGCACCAACAAG GACTGGTGGAAAGTGGAAGTGAATGACCGGCAGGGCTTCGTGCCGGCTGCCTACGTGAAGAAGCTGGATCCTGCGCAGTCGGCCTCCCGGGAGAACCTCCTGGAAGAGCAGGGCAGCATCGCGCTGCGGCAGGAACAGATCGACAACCA GTACCATTCTCTGCTGGAACTGGGAGAGAAGCGTAAAGGCATGTTGGAGAAGAGCTGTAAGAAGTTCATGTTGTTCCGTGAAGCGAACGAGCTACAGCAGTGGATCAATGAGAAAGAAGCGGCCCTGACAAGTGAGGAGGTTGGCGCGGACTTGGAGCAGGTTGAAGTGCTGCAGAAGAAGTTTGACGACTTCCAGAAG GATCTCAAGGCCAATGAGTCGCGGCTGAAGGACATTAACAAGGTGGCTGAAGACCTGGAGTCGGAAGGTCTGATGGCGGAGGAGGTGCAGGCCGTGCAGCAGCAG GAGGTGTATGGCGCGATGCCCAGG GATGAATCTGATTCCAAGACAGCCTCCCCTTGGAAG TCTGCTCGCCTGATGGTTCACACCGTGGCCACCTTTAATTCCATCAAG GAGCTGAACGAGCGCTGGCGGTCCCTGCAGCAGCTGGCTGAGGAGCGGAGCCAACTCTTGGGCAGTGCCCATGAAGTGCAGCGGTTCCACAG AGATGCTGACGAAACCAAAGAGTGGATCGAAGAGAAGAACCAGGCTCTAAACACAGACAACTACGGCCACGACCTGGCCAGTGTCCAGGCCCTGCAGCGCAAGCACGAGGGCTTCGAGAGGGACCTCGCAGCCCTTGGTGACAAG GTGAACTCGCTCGGGGAGACAGCCGAGCGCCTGATCCAGTCCCACCCCGAGTCGGCAGAGGACCTGCAGGAGAAGTGCACTGAGCTGAACCAGGCATGGAGCAGCCTGGGCAAGCGTGCCGACCAGCGCAAGGCCAAGCTGGGCGACTCCCACGACCTGCAGCGCTTCCTCAGCGACTTCCG GGACCTCATGTCTTGGATCAATGGAATCCGAGGTCTGGTGTCCTCAGACGAGCTAGCCAAGGATGTCACCGGAGCTGAGGCCCTGCTGGAGCGACACCAG GAACACCGGACAGAAATTGATGCCAGAGCTGGCACTTTCCAGGCATTCGAGCAGTTTGGGCAGCAGCTGTTGGCTCATGGGCACTACGCCAGCCCCGAGATCAAGGAGAAGCTCGATGTTCTAGACCAGGAGCGTGCAGACCTTGAGAAGGCCTGGGTCCAGCGCAGGATGATGCTGGATCAGTGCCTTGAATTGCAG CTGTTCCATCGGGATTGCGAGCAGGCCGAGAACTGGATGGCTGCCCGAGAGGCCTTTCTGAACACAGAAGACAAAGGGGACTCGCTAGACAGTGTGGAGGCTCTGATCAAAAAACACGAGGACTTTGATAAAGCAATTAATGTCCAg GAGGAGAAGATTGCTGCCCTGCAGTCCTTTGCTGACCAGCTCATCGCTGGTGGCCACTACGCCAAAGGCGACATCTCCAGCCGGCGCAATGAGGTTCTGGACAG GTGGCGCCGTCTAAAAGCTCAGATGATTGAGAAGAGGTCAAAGCTGGGAGAATCACAGACCCTCCAGCAGTTCAGCCGGGATGTAGACGAGATTGAAGCTTGGATCAGTGAAAAATTACAGACTGCAAGTGATGAGTCATATAAGGACCCCACCAACATCCAG AGCAAGCATCAGAAGCACCAGGCCTTCGAGGCAGAACTGCACGCCAATGCGGACCGGATCCGCGGGGTCATCGACATGGGCAACTCCCTCATTGACCGCGGGGCCTGCGCCGGCAGCGAGGATGCCGTCAAG GCCCGGCTGGCCGCCTTAGCTGACCAGTGGCAGTTCCTGGTGCAGAAGTCGGCTGAGAAGAGCCAGAAGCTGAAAGAAGCCAACAAGCAGCAGAACTTCAACACTGGCATCAAGGACTTCGACTTCTGGCTCTCTGAG GTGGAAGCCCTGCTGGCCTCTGAGGATTATGGCAAAGACCTGGCTTCTGTGAACAACTTGCTAAAAAAACATCAGCTGCTGGAGGCAGATATCTCTGCCCACGAG GACCGCCTGAAGGACCTCAACAGCCAGGCGGACAGCCTGATGACCAGCAGCGCCTTCGACACCTCCCAGGTGAAGGACAAGCGGGACGCCATCAACGGCCGTTTCCAGAAGATCAAGAGCATGGCCGCCTCGCGGCGAGCTAGGCTGAATGAGTCCCACCGCCTGCACCAGTTTTTCCGGGACATGGATGATGAGGAGTCCTGGATCAA GGAAAAGAAGCTGCTGGTGAGCTCAGAGGACTACGGCCGTGACCTGACGGGCGTCCAGAACCTGAGGAAGAAGCACAAACGGCTGGAAGCAGAGCTGGCTGCCCACGAGCCGGCCATTCAG GGTGTCCTGGACACTGGAAAGAAGCTGTCTGATGACAACACCATCGGGAAGGAGGAGATTCAGCAGCGCCTGGCGCAGTTCGTGGAGCACTGGAAGGAGCTGAAGCAGCTGGCAGCTGCCCG GGGCCAGCGGCTAGAAGAATCTTTGGAATATCAGCAGTTTGTAGCCAacgtggaggaggaggaagcctggATCAATGAGAAGATGACCCTGGTGGCCAGTGAAGATTATGGAGACACTCTTGCTGCCATCCAG ggcttGCTGAAGAAACACGAAGCCTTCGAGACGGACTTCACTGTCCACAAGGACCGAGTGAATGATGTCTGCACCAACGGCCAGGACCTGGTTAAGAAG AACAATCACCATGAGGAGAACATCTCTTCCAAGATGAAGGGCTTGAACGGGAAAGTGTCAGACTTGGAGAAGGCTGCCTCCCAGAGGAAGGCCAAGCTCGACGAGAACTCGGCCTTCCTCCAGTTCAACTGGAAAGCCGATGTGGTGGAGTCCTGGATCG GTGAAAAGGAGAACAGCTTGAAGACAGATGATTATGGTCGAGATCTGTCTTCTGTCCAAACTCTCCTCACCAAACAG GAAACCTTCGATGCTGGCCTGCAGGCCTTCCAGCAGGAGGGCATCGCCAACATCACTGCCCTCAAAGATCAGCTGCTGGCCGCCAAGCACGTTCAGTCCAAGGCCATCGAGGCCCGCCATGCTGCCCTCATGAAGAGGTGGAGCCAGCTCCTGGCCAACTCGGCCACCCGGAAGAAGAAGCTGCTGGAGGCACAGAGTCACTTCCGCAAG GTGGAGGATCTCTTCCTGACCTTTGCCAAAAAGGCTTCAGCCTTCAACAGCTGGTTTGAAAACGCAGAGGAGGACTTAACCGACCCGGTGCGCTGCAACTCTCTGGAAGAGATCAAGGCCTTGAGAGAGGCCCACGACGCCTTCCGCTCCTCGTTGAGCTCGGCCCAGGCCGACTTCAACCAGCTGGCTGAGCTGGACCGCCAGATCAAGAGCTTCCGCGTGGCCTCCAACCCCTACACCTGGTTCACCATGGAGGCCCTGGAGGAGACCTGGAGAAACCTACAGAAGATCATCAAG GAAAGGGAGCTGGAGCTGCAGAAGGAGCAGcgacggcaggaggagaatgacAAGCTGCGCCAGGAGTTCGCCCAGCATGCCAACGCCTTCCACCAGTGGATCCAGGAGACCAG